In Puntigrus tetrazona isolate hp1 chromosome 24, ASM1883169v1, whole genome shotgun sequence, a genomic segment contains:
- the spag6 gene encoding sperm-associated antigen 6 isoform X1 → MSQRQILQVFEQYQKARTQFVQTVADLAARPQNTETLQNAGVMSLLRPLLLDAVPTIQQTAALALGRLANYNDDLAEAVVKGDILPQLVYSLAEQNTQRFYKKAAAFVLRAVAKHSPELAQAVVDCGALDALVISLEEFDPGVKEAAAWAISYIARHNAQLSQAVVDAGVVPLLVLCIQEPEIALKRVAASALSDIAKHSPELAQTVVDTGAIAHLAQMILNPDAKLKRQVFSALSQIAKHSVDVAEMVVEAEIFPAALVCLKDPDEYVRKNVATLIREITKHTPELSQIIVNVGGVAAVIDYLGDSKGNVRLPGIMMLGYVATHSENLAMAVIVSKGVPQLSICLEEEQEDHIKAATAWAFGQIGRHTPEHAKSVAVANVFPKLLNLYLDTESSEDLQAKAKKALKSVLQKCTYLPALEPLLYEAPSNILKHVICQFSKVLPHDSKARRLFVTSGGLKKVQEIKAEPGSAIQEYIFAINNCYPEEIVRYYSPGYSETLLERIDNYQPV, encoded by the exons ATGAGCCAAAGACAGATTTTGCAAG TGTTTGAGCAGTACCAGAAGGCGAGGACACAGTTTGTGCAGACTGTAGCAGATCTTGCAGCAAGACCACAAAATACTGAAACACTTCAAAATGCTG GTGTAATGTCCCTTTTGAGGCCTCTCCTTTTGGATGCAGTCCCAACTATTCAGCAGACAGCAGCTCTGGCTCTCGGAAGGCTTGCCAACTATAACGATGACCTGGCTGAGGCTGTAGTAAAGGGAGACATTCTTCCTCAGCTTGTGTACTCGCTGGCTGAGCAAAAC ACACAGCGTTTCTATAAGAAAGCTGCAGCATTCGTGCTCCGGGCTGTTGCTAAGCACTCCCCTGAACTGGCCCAGGCCGTGGTGGACTGTGGGGCACTGGACGCTCTTGTCATCTCCCTGGAGGAGTTTGACCCTGGGGTCAAAGAGGCTGCTGCATGGGCAATAAGCTACATTGCCAGACATAATGCAC AGCTGTCTCAGGCAGTGGTCGATGCTGGAGTTGTGCCTCTGCTGGTGCTATGCATCCAGGAACCTGAAATCGCCCTGAAGAGGGTTGCAGCTTCCGCTCTGAGCGACATAGCCAAACACTCCCCAGAGCTGGCTCAAACAGTGGTGGACACTGGGGCAATCGCCCACCTAGCACAGATGATCCTAAACCCAGATGCCAAACTGAAG CGGCAGGTTTTTTCAGCTCTCAGCCAAATTGCCAAGCACTCCGTAGACGTCGCCGAGATGGTGGTGGAGGCCGAGATATTCCCCGCCGCACTGGTTTGCCTAAAAGACCCAGATGAATATGTTCGGAAGAATGTCGCCACTCTTATTCGGGAAATCACAAAACACACCCCCGAG CTGTCCCAGATAATAGTGAATGTGGGGGGCGTAGCAGCTGTGATTGACTACCTCGGGGACTCCAAAGGGAATGTACGCCTGCCGGGGATCATGATGTTGGGCTATGTGGCTACACACTCCGAGAACTTAGCCATGGCTGTGATCGTATCTAAA GGAGTACCACAGTTGTCTATCTGCCTGGAGGAAGAACAAGAAGATCACATCAAAGCAGCAACAGCTTGGGCATTTGGCCAGATCGGCCGACACACACCCGAGCACGCAAAATCTGTTGCTGTGGCCAATGTGTTTCCTAAACTCCTAAATCTCTATTTAGACACTGAAAGTTCAGAAGACCTGCAGGCCAAG GCCAAGAAGGCCCTGAAGAGCGTCCTTCAAAAGTGCACTTACCtaccagcactggagccccttcTCTACGAAGCTCCCAGCAACATTCTTAAACATGTCATCTGCCAGTTCAGTAAG GTTCTTCCTCATGACAGCAAGGCACGTCGCTTATTTGTTACCAGTGGTGGTCTGAAGAAAGTACAAGAGATCAAAGCAGAACCTGGTTCTGCAATTCAGGAATATATCTTTGCGATCAACAACTGCTACCCTGAAGAGATTGTCAG GTATTATTCTCCTGGTTACTCTGAGACCTTGCTGGAAAGAATTGACAACTACCAGCCAGTGTGA
- the spag6 gene encoding sperm-associated antigen 6 isoform X2 has protein sequence MSQRQILQVFEQYQKARTQFVQTVADLAARPQNTETLQNAGVMSLLRPLLLDAVPTIQQTAALALGRLANYNDDLAEAVVKGDILPQLVYSLAEQNRFYKKAAAFVLRAVAKHSPELAQAVVDCGALDALVISLEEFDPGVKEAAAWAISYIARHNAQLSQAVVDAGVVPLLVLCIQEPEIALKRVAASALSDIAKHSPELAQTVVDTGAIAHLAQMILNPDAKLKRQVFSALSQIAKHSVDVAEMVVEAEIFPAALVCLKDPDEYVRKNVATLIREITKHTPELSQIIVNVGGVAAVIDYLGDSKGNVRLPGIMMLGYVATHSENLAMAVIVSKGVPQLSICLEEEQEDHIKAATAWAFGQIGRHTPEHAKSVAVANVFPKLLNLYLDTESSEDLQAKAKKALKSVLQKCTYLPALEPLLYEAPSNILKHVICQFSKVLPHDSKARRLFVTSGGLKKVQEIKAEPGSAIQEYIFAINNCYPEEIVRYYSPGYSETLLERIDNYQPV, from the exons ATGAGCCAAAGACAGATTTTGCAAG TGTTTGAGCAGTACCAGAAGGCGAGGACACAGTTTGTGCAGACTGTAGCAGATCTTGCAGCAAGACCACAAAATACTGAAACACTTCAAAATGCTG GTGTAATGTCCCTTTTGAGGCCTCTCCTTTTGGATGCAGTCCCAACTATTCAGCAGACAGCAGCTCTGGCTCTCGGAAGGCTTGCCAACTATAACGATGACCTGGCTGAGGCTGTAGTAAAGGGAGACATTCTTCCTCAGCTTGTGTACTCGCTGGCTGAGCAAAAC CGTTTCTATAAGAAAGCTGCAGCATTCGTGCTCCGGGCTGTTGCTAAGCACTCCCCTGAACTGGCCCAGGCCGTGGTGGACTGTGGGGCACTGGACGCTCTTGTCATCTCCCTGGAGGAGTTTGACCCTGGGGTCAAAGAGGCTGCTGCATGGGCAATAAGCTACATTGCCAGACATAATGCAC AGCTGTCTCAGGCAGTGGTCGATGCTGGAGTTGTGCCTCTGCTGGTGCTATGCATCCAGGAACCTGAAATCGCCCTGAAGAGGGTTGCAGCTTCCGCTCTGAGCGACATAGCCAAACACTCCCCAGAGCTGGCTCAAACAGTGGTGGACACTGGGGCAATCGCCCACCTAGCACAGATGATCCTAAACCCAGATGCCAAACTGAAG CGGCAGGTTTTTTCAGCTCTCAGCCAAATTGCCAAGCACTCCGTAGACGTCGCCGAGATGGTGGTGGAGGCCGAGATATTCCCCGCCGCACTGGTTTGCCTAAAAGACCCAGATGAATATGTTCGGAAGAATGTCGCCACTCTTATTCGGGAAATCACAAAACACACCCCCGAG CTGTCCCAGATAATAGTGAATGTGGGGGGCGTAGCAGCTGTGATTGACTACCTCGGGGACTCCAAAGGGAATGTACGCCTGCCGGGGATCATGATGTTGGGCTATGTGGCTACACACTCCGAGAACTTAGCCATGGCTGTGATCGTATCTAAA GGAGTACCACAGTTGTCTATCTGCCTGGAGGAAGAACAAGAAGATCACATCAAAGCAGCAACAGCTTGGGCATTTGGCCAGATCGGCCGACACACACCCGAGCACGCAAAATCTGTTGCTGTGGCCAATGTGTTTCCTAAACTCCTAAATCTCTATTTAGACACTGAAAGTTCAGAAGACCTGCAGGCCAAG GCCAAGAAGGCCCTGAAGAGCGTCCTTCAAAAGTGCACTTACCtaccagcactggagccccttcTCTACGAAGCTCCCAGCAACATTCTTAAACATGTCATCTGCCAGTTCAGTAAG GTTCTTCCTCATGACAGCAAGGCACGTCGCTTATTTGTTACCAGTGGTGGTCTGAAGAAAGTACAAGAGATCAAAGCAGAACCTGGTTCTGCAATTCAGGAATATATCTTTGCGATCAACAACTGCTACCCTGAAGAGATTGTCAG GTATTATTCTCCTGGTTACTCTGAGACCTTGCTGGAAAGAATTGACAACTACCAGCCAGTGTGA